A single genomic interval of Corvus cornix cornix isolate S_Up_H32 chromosome 1, ASM73873v5, whole genome shotgun sequence harbors:
- the GPR156 gene encoding LOW QUALITY PROTEIN: probable G-protein coupled receptor 156 (The sequence of the model RefSeq protein was modified relative to this genomic sequence to represent the inferred CDS: inserted 1 base in 1 codon): MELGFNCSELCDGSSHFGSQEQQQRALQELCTVTVTSFDRSVKSSPSFSAGLLGVVWTFLTGGVLLALFFLIFTIRFRKNRIVKMSSPNLNIVTLLGSGLTYTSAYLFGIPEQSLPSGDSMEKLIQVRLCLLCVGTSLVFGPVLGKSWRLYKVFTQRVPDKRVIIKDLQLLAMVAALVLADAVLLLTWVFSDPVQCFRSLSVSLRATEKSMTCSVSRVQSCASLYSDLWLVLILGFKSILLLYGTYLAGLTDNVSSSPVNQSLTLIVGVNLVFLAAGTICLVHRFFRTWHNLLFGFTSGGIFVCTTTINCFIFVPQLKQWKAFEEESQTTSHMAKYFTSPSRSCRSVYSEEQLYQLIGEKNSMKRLLTEKNAVIESLQEQVSSAKEKLMRLMSAESGCDPRALPAAPCTWSSGQPGDAPGDCCTLDPERDGWQPPCLLGTSPLGSNAQALQKHATQEPVCSQVLLFNTGDSIERGMKDVQECGTPAVQGQPPEQLPGRDNSAGVAWESSPKVSYVNSEKLWEILRELSLDGKNYSPALSAGPPLGNRGTSGKQGETRVGQEGYPGIHTPLSPYLARHRWRIPLPPASTRFPGHISPRASCRVKEVGSWGHGESAHNSLGMGGEMAGRGPLHPPAPSPPAMPREACLQPEGWLGWPESQGASSCIPQEQRRWQGXPRGPAEPSLRSLYYYPDSDSSSSSSSEEMFHGCHRPCCEVCFQSPHGSLDSSSTDTDTEPSDCEDQQTEHRGGPQPVVNFKDDLKPTFV, from the exons ATGGAGCTGGGATTCAactgctctgagctctgtgaTGGCAGCTCCCATTttggcagccaggagcagcagcagcgggcgctgcaggagctctgcacTGTGACAGTG ACATCTTTTGACCGCAGTGTGAAGAGCTCCCCATCCTTCTCTGCTGGTCTCCTGGGAGTTGTGTGGACATTCCTGACTGGAGGAGTCCTGCTAGCACTCTTCTTTCTCATCTTCACAATTCGCTTCAGGAAAAACAG GATTGTGAAGATGTCCAGCCCCAATCTCAACATTGTGACCCTGCTGGGCAGTGGCCTGACTTACACAAGTGCTTACCTCTTTGGGAttccagagcagagcctgcCGTCTGGAGACTCAATGGAAAAGCTTATTCAG GTGAGGCTCTGCCTGCTGTGCGTGGGGACCTCCCTGGTGTTTGGTCCTGTCCTGGGGAAAAGCTGGCGGCTCTACAAGGTGTTCACCCAGAGGGTGCCGGACAAGCGGGTG ATTATCAAAGACCTGCAGTTGCTGGCAATGGTGGCAGCGTTGGTGCTGGCAGACGCTGTCTTGCTCTTGACATGGGTGTTCTCTGACCCAGTGCAGTGCTTCCGAAGCCTCAGCGTCTCACTGCGG GCGACAGAGAAAAGCATGACGTGCTCCGTGAGCCGGGTGCAGTCCTGCGCATCGCTCTATTCCGATCTTTGGCTCGTTCTCATTTTAGGGTTTAAG agTATCCTCCTGCTATATGGGACCTACTTGGCCGGTCTGACCGACAACGTCAGCTCCTCACCAGTCAACCAGTCCTTGACACTCATCGTTGGGGTCAACCttgttttcctggctgctggcaccATCTGCTTAGTTCACCGTTTCTTCCGTACTTGGCATaatttgttgtttggttttacttCCGGAGGCATCTTTGTGTGTACGACCACAATCAACTGCTTCATCTTTGTCCCACAG CTCAAGCAGTGGAAAGCTTTTGAAGAAGAAAGCCAAACCACGAGCCACATGGCAAAATATTTCACCAGCCCAAGCAGGAGCTGCCGCTCGGTGTACAGCGAGGAGCAGCTCTACCAGCTCATAGGGGAGAAAAACTCCATGAAGCGGCTGCTCACCGAG aaaaatgcCGTGATCGAAAGCCTGCAGGAGCAAGTGAGCAGCGCCAAGGAGAAGCTGATGAGGCTGATGTCTGCAGAGAGCGGCTGCGACCCCCGTgcgctgccagcagctccctgcacctGGAGCTCAGGGCAGCCTGGGGATGCACCGGGGGACTGCTGCACCCTGGATCCAGAGAGGGATGGGTGGCAGCCCCCCTGCTTGCTGGGTACATCACCACTTGGCAGCAATGCTCAGGCCCTCCAGAAACATGCAACCCAGGAGCCTGTTTGCTCTCAGGTGCTGCTTTTTAATACAGGGGACAGCATTGAACGTGGCATGAAAGATGTCCAGGAGTGTGGGACACCTGCAGTGCAGGGGCAGCCTCCGGAGCAGCTGCCAGGCCGGGACAACTCAGCTGGTGTAGCCTGGGAGTCGTCCCCCAAAGTCAGCTATGTAAACAGTGAGAAGCTGTGGGAAATCTTGCGAGAGTTAAGCCTGGATGGCAAAAACTACAGCCCAGCCTTATCTGCAGGACCCCCACTTGGCAACCGGGGCACCTCAGGCAAACAGGGAGAAACACGGGTGGGCCAGGAGGGCTACCCAGGCATCCACACACCCCTCAGCCCCTACCTGGCAAGGCATCGTTGGAGGATCCCGTTGCCTCCTGCCTCCACACGCTTCCCTGGACATATATCCCCTCGTGCCAGCTGCAGGGTGAAGGAGGTGGGCAGTTGGGGCCATGGAGAGTCAGCACATAACTCCCTGGGAATGGGAGGGGAGATGGCTGGCAGAGGGCCCCTTCACCCCCCAGCACCATCCCCTCCAGCCATGCCAAGGGAGGCCTGCCTTCAGCCAGAGGGGTGGCTGGGGTGGCCAGAGTCCCAGGGTGCTTCATCGTGCATCCCGCAGGAGCAGCGGCGGTGGCAGG ACCCGAGGGGACCCGCTGAGCCCTCGCTGCGCTCACTGTACTATTACCCAGACTCcgactccagcagcagcagcagctctgaggagatgTTTCATGGCTGCCACCGACCCTGCTGCGAGGTTTGCTTCCAGAGCCCACACGGCTccctggacagcagcagcacggaCACGGACACAGAGCCCAGTGACTGTGAGGATCAGCAGACAGAGCACCGTGGCGGGCCCCAGCCTGTGGTGAATTTCAAAGACGATCTGAAACCCACCTTCGTGTGA